In Corallococcus soli, the sequence GCGTTGTATTCGTGATGCGCTGCGTTGTCTTTGCGTGGCGCAATGCGTTGCAGGGGAGGCGGGACAACCCCTGGCGTCTGGCTTGACCCGGAGCTGACATGCTTTCCCGTTAAGTCAGGGGCCGGCTTGCTTTCTCTCAGTGTCTCGCTTTATGGGCTGATTCGCGGGTCAATCCCCTGACTGTCCCGCCCTCCCACCAGGAGCCTGTATGCGAAACGCTGTCCGGACCCTCGTTCTGGCCGTCGCGGTTCTTGCCCTCTGGGCGCAGCCTGCCCGCGCGGATACGTACACGCAGACGAAGTACCCCATCGTGCTGGCGCACGGCATGGCGGGATTTGATTCGTTGTTTGGCGTGCTCGACTACTTCTACGGCATCGAGTCCAACCTGAAGTCGGGCGGCGCGAAGGTCTACATCACGCACGTTCCGCAGTTCAACACGAGCGAGGCGCGCGGCGAGGCGCTGCTCGCGCAGGTGCAGGACGTGCTCGCGCGCTCCGGCGCGAAGAAGGTGAACCTCATCGGCCACAGCCACGGCGGCCTGGACGTGCGCTACGTGGCGGCGGTGCGGCCGGACCTGGTCGCGTCGGTGACGACGGTGGGCACGCCGCACAAGGGCGCGGACCTGGCGACCTACCTGCGCTCGAACATCCGCAACGGTTCGTTCACGGAGGGCGTGCTGTCCTACTTCGCCAACAACCTGGGCCTGGTGCTGGGCCTGCTGTCCGGCCACACGCAGTCGCAGAACGCGATTGGCGCCCTGGAGGCGCTGTCCGCGACGGGCGCGTCCAAGTACAACGCGAAGTTCCCGGCGGGCCTGCCCACCTCTTCTTGCGGCACCGGCGCGGCGACGGGTCCCCAGGGCCAGCGCTTCTACTCCTGGTCCGGCACGGATCCCTTCACCAACGTCTTCGACGCGTCCGACTACGCGATGAAGCTGTCGTCGTTCTTCTACAGCGAGTCCAACGACGGCCTCGTGGGCCGCTGCAGCTCGCGCTTCGGCACGGTGATTCGTGACAACTACGACATGAACCACCTGGACGAAGTGAACCAGGTGCTCGGGCTGACGGCCTTCTTCACCGACCCGAAGTCCGTCTTCCGCAGCCAGGCGAACCGGCTGAAGAACGCCGGCCTGTAGTCCCCGGAGCGCCCCGCCATGAAGAGCCGCGCCGTCATGCTCGTGGTCGCGCTGTGCGCCCTCCTGGGTGCCGGCGTCTTCTCGTGGTGGAAGGTCCGGGCGGTGGAGTCGCCCGGACCCGAAGTCCCGCCGTCTCCCGGCGCCGTCGCCCAGGGCCCGCGCGCGCCGCTCGCCGGTGCGCCCGCCCCGGGCGTCGCTGGGGCCCCCACGCCGCCATCCCCCGGCGCCGCGCTGCCGTCCCTGCCGGGCTCGCTCCAGGACACCCAGGAGGACGGCGCCGTCTTCGTGGATGCGTCCGGGCACCTGGTGCCGAACCCGGACCTGCTGCGCCTGTTCAACTACTACCTGTCCGCGACGGGCGAGGAGTCCCCGGCCCTCATCCGCGAGCGCATCCTCGCGTCGCTGCGGGCGAAGAAGCTGCCCCAGGCCGCCATGGACGAAGCGGTGCAGGTGCTGGACGACTACCTGTCCTATCTGGAAGCGGCCCGGTCGCTGGCGCGCACGCGCTCCGCCGCCACGATGGACACCGCCGAGCGCCTGGAGGCCCTGCGCAAGCTGCGCCGCGAGCACCTGGGCGGCAGCGCCGAAGGCATGTTCGGCCAGGAGGAGGCGGTGGACGCGGTGGCCGTGGAGCGGCTGAAGCTCCAGAAGGACGCGTCGCTGACGGCCGCCGAGCGCGAGCGGCGCATCGCCGCCCTGGAGGAGCGCCTGCCGCCGGAGGTGCGCCAGGGCCGCGAGGAGGCCGTGCGCCCGCTGCGGCAGCGAGCCGTGGAGCAGGAGCTGCTGGCCGGGGGCGCGACGGCGGAGGACCTGCACCAGCACCGGCTGTCCACCGTGGGGCCGGAGGCCACGGAGCGGCTGGAGGCCCTGGACCGGGAGCGCGCCCAGTGGACGCAGCGGCTGGCGGACTTCCGCGCGAAGCGCGAGGCGCTGGGCCGCACCCAGCCGGATCCAGCCCTGCGTCAGGCCGCCGTGCAGCGGCTGCTCTTCGACTCGTTCACCCCGGAGGAGCGCCTCCGGGTGGAAGCCTCGGAGGCCATCGAGGCGGCCTCCGGAGGCGGGTGAGGCGGAGGTTCAGGCAATCCTGAACGGCTTCAGCTCGGAGACCTCTTCGAGCAGCAGGGGCTGCGCGTGCAGGTACGCGGTGGTGCGGCGCTTCTGGTCGATGTCGTCGAACACGCGCTGCACCTGCTGCGGCGTGAGGCCCATCTCGGCGGAGACGTCCTCGGGCGTGACGCCGTGGTTCTTCGCCCAGAGGATGAGGTCCAGCTGGGAGTAGTGCACGGAGAAGTAGAAGTCCTCCTGTGACTGCTCCAGGCTGAACGTGTCCGTGGTGGGCTCGCGGTTGAGGATGCCGTCGATGACGCCCAGGTGCCGCGCCAGCTTGTACGTCTGCGTCTTGTAGAGGCTGGCGATGGGCTTCACGTCCGCGGCGCCGTCGCCCAGCTTCACGAAGAAGCCCTGATCATACTCCAGGCGGTTGGGCGTGCCGGACGCGGCGAAGTTCAGCCGGTCCGCGTGGAAGTACTCCATCATCTTGCGCACGCGCTGCTTGAAGTTGGTGGCGGCGACAATCTGCACGTAGGCCTGCGGCGTGAGGCGGAAGCGCTGCTCCTGCCCGTCCACCTGCACCACCACGTAGAAGACGTTGAGGGCGTCCGTGTTCAGCCGGTCGCCGTGCATGACGATCTTCCACTTCATGTCCGGCTGGAAGTCGGGGAACACCGACCGCACCGCCGCGTCGCGCTGCGAATAGCACCCGGCGGCGTCCAGCACGGGCGCGATGTCGTGCAGCGTGTGCTGGATGCCCAGCTTCTCGCAGAGCTCGCGGCCCAGCTTGGAGGACAGCCCGCTGGAGTCGCGCTCCGGCAGCAGGATGCCGAAGACGCGGTCGGGGCCCAGCGCGCGCACCGCCAGCGCCGCGACGCACGCGGAGTCGATGCCGCCGGAGACGGCGACCACGAGCCCGCGCTTGCGCAGCTTCTTGAGCACCGCCTCCTTCAGCCCGGCCGACAGCGACGCGGCCTTGGCCTCCCAGTCCAGTTCCAGCACCTGCTTGGAGAACTTCATCGTCACGACCTCGGTCCAGGGGAAGTAAGTGAAGACAGCACGCGCGTGCGCAGGTCGGCCTTGAGCACCTTGCCGGTGGGGCCGCGCGGGAGCGCTTCGGTGAACAGCACGTGGCGGGGCACCTTGTGGGCGGGCAGGGCGTCGCGGCAGAAGCGGCGCAGGTCGTCCTCCTTCGGCGTGGCGTCCGGCTTCAGCACCACCGCCGCGCACGCCGCCTCGCCACCCAGGTCGTCCGGTACGCCCACCACCGCGACCTCCAGCACCGCCGGGTGGCGCGCGAGCACGTGCTCCAGCTCCGCGGGGCTCACCCGGTGGCCGCCCACCTTGAGGATCTCCTTCGCGCGCCCCACCAGGAAGAAGAAGCCGTCCGCGTCCCGCCACGCCAGGTCGCCCGTCCACAGCCAGCCGTCGCGGAGGATGGCGGCGGTGTCCTCGGGAGCGCCCAGGTAGCCGGGCGTCACGTTCGCGCCCTTCGCGACCAATTGCCCCACCTCGCCGTCCGCGAGCGGCGTCCCGTCCTCCGAGACCACCGCCAGCGTCACGCCGGGGATGCCCTGGCCGATGGAGCCCGCCTTGTCGGTGGCGCGCGAGGGCGGCAGGTAGCTCAGCCGCGCGGTGGCCTCCGTCTGGCCGTACATCACGAACAGCTCCGCCGGGTGGAAGGCCTCCCGCGTCCAGCGCACCGTGTCCGGCGACATGCCGCCACCCGCCTGGGTGACGTAGCGCAGCGCGAGCTTCGACAGCGAGTCGGAGGCCGCCTGGCGCCGCAGCAGTTCGAAGGTGAGGGGCACGCCCGCGAAGCCGGTGCACGCCTCGGTGGCCAGGGCCTCCAGCACGACCTGCGGGTACATGAAGCGCGGATCCAGGAACACGGAGCCGCCCGTGAGCAGGTGCGTCTGCAACACGCTCTTCCCGTAGCAGTAGTGCAGCGGGAGGATGAGCATGGCGCGATCTCTCGCCGTCAGGCCCAGGTACTCCACGATGGAGCGCGTGTTCGCCGCGATGTTGGCGAACGTCTGCACGACGCCCCGGGGCGTGCCCGTGCTGCCAGACGTGTAGACGATGGACGCGGGCGCACCGGGCGGGAGGGAGGGCAGGGCGTCCAGGGGCGTGGAGGCCGCGTCCGGATCCACCGTGCCGTCCTCCTGCACCCACGCGCAGGCCGCGGGCGCGAGCAGTCCGCGCAGGCGTTCGGGAGGCCGCGAGCCATGCACCACGAAGAAGTGGGTGAGCGTGGCGCGGCCCGTCCAGCGGCGGGCGTCCTGGCCGAAGATGACCGCGTGCCGGGCCCCCGTTTGCGCGAGGATGCCCTCCAGCGAGTCCGCGCCCACCTCACGGTCCAGCTCCACCGCGCACGCCCCCAGCGCCTGCACCGCGAGCCCCGCCACGGCCGCCGCGCAGCCCAGCGGCAGGGCGATGAGGACGCGCACCCCGGGCTCCACGCCCGCGTCCCGCAGGTGCCCCGCGAGCGCCAGCATCCGGGCTTCGAGCTGGCCGTAGGTGAGCCGGGCCCACGGAGAGTCCACCGCTGGAGCGTCAGGGGTTGCCTCCGCGTGGGCGCGCACCCACGACGGCGCGGTGTCCGCCCGGGCGCTCACGCGACCTCCAGTCGCACGGCGTCCACATCCGCCTGGGGCACCGCGCGCGGGGTGAGGAAGTGATGGGCGAGCAGCTGCGTGGACGCCACGGCGAACAGGGCCATGGTGTCCGCCTCGCTCTCCGCGGAGTTGGGCGCGCGCAGCTTCGCCACCAGCCGCTCCACCTTGCGCGCGTCGAAGACGCCCGTGGTGGCCACCGCCTCCGGCGCGAGCAGCTCGCGCGCCCAGGCCGGAGCCTCCGGACCCACCAGCGCGCCCGCGATGGGGGCGCGGTAGGGGAACTTGCTCCGCTCCAGGATGGAGGCCGGCACCCGGCCGCGCGAGAAGCGCTTGAGCAGGTGCTTCTCATCCAGGCCGCGCAGGCGCAGGCGCTCCGGCACGCGCGCGGCGAACTCCATCACGCCCGTGTCCAGGAACGGGAAGCGCCCCTCCACCGCGTTGCCCAGCAGCATGCGGTCGCCCTGCGCGGACAGCAGGTAGCCCGACAGCAGCGTGCGCGCCTCCAGGTACTGGGCCCGCGCCAGGGGACGCCACCCGGCCACGGCCTTCGGCACCGACGCCAGCACCGACGCCACCGGATCCTCGTCCGCCACCCGCGCGGCGAACTCCGGCGCCAGGAAGCGCAGGATGCGGCCGCTGTTGCCCCAGCGCACCAGGTGCGAGAACGCCAGCGCGTCCGGCGTCTCCAGGCCCTGCCCGAAGAACTCGCGCAGCAGCTCCACGCTCTGCTGGCTCACCGACAGGGTGGGGTAGAGCTTGCGCAGGAGCAGGGGCCGCAGCTTCGAGTCCGGCTGGCGCGCCCAGAACTGGCGCACCTTCGTCTCCTTGAAGAGGTCGTAGCCGAGGAACATCTCGTCCGCCCCTTCACCCGTCAGCACCACCTTGATGCCGTGGTCGCGCACCCAGCCGCTCAGCCGCAGGAAGGGCGCGGGCGCGGAGCGCATCATGGCCTGCTCGGCGTGGAGGATGACGCCCGGGACCAGCGCGCCAATGTCCCCGTCGCGCATCTCCACGACGTGGTGCTCGGTGCGAAGCTGCTCGGCGACCGTCGCCTGGTGCGCGCGCTCGTCGAACCTCGCGTGCGCGAAGCCCACGGAGAAGGTGCGCAGCGTGCCCCCCAGCTGCTCCTGGGCCAGCGCGCACAGCAGGCTGGAGTCCAACCCGCCCGACAGGTACGCGGCCACCGGCACGTCCGCGCGCAGCCGCAGCCGCACGGCCCGGTCCAGCACCGCGCCCAGCTCCTCCAGCAGGCGGGGCGCGTCCGGCGCGTCCGGCGTCACGCCGAAGTCCAGGTCCCAGTAGCGCTGGAGCGTCAGCAGCCCGTCCTGCCACTTCGCGGTGTGCGCGGGCGGCAGCAGCGACACGCCCTCGAAGGAGGTGCGCGGCGCCACCGGCGCCCAGAGCTGGAAGGTCTGCTTGAGGCCCCGGGCATCCAGCGCGGGCGCGACGAGCCCGCTGGCGAAGAGCGCCTTCGCCTCCGACGCGAACGCCAGCTGGCTGCCCGGAAGCGCCGCGTAGAACAGCGGGCAGATGCCCACCCGGTCGCGCGACATCCAGAGCGTCTGGTCGCGGGGGTCCCACAGGGCGAAGGCCCACTGGCCCTCGAAGCGGCGCACGCAGTCGATGCCCCACGTCAGGAAGGCCGCGAGGATGACCTCCGTGTCGGAGCGCGTGCGGAAGGCGTACGCGCCGGACAGCTGCTCCCGCAGCTCGACGTGGTTGAAGATCTCCCCGTTGAAGACGACGGTGAGGCCCGTGGCCTCGTCGCGCATCGGCTGGTGGCCGGTGGCCAGGTCCACGATGGACAGCCGCGCGTGCCCCAGCGCGACGCCCTCCAGCAGCAGGGCCCGCTGCGCGTCCGGGCCCCGGTGCTTGATGCTGGCCGTCATCCGGCGCAGCCGCTCGGCGTGCATCGCCGGAGCGGTGTCCGCGTCCGCCGCGAAGGTGAAGCCCGCGATGCCGCACATGGTGGGCTCAGCTCGCCTTCGACAGCGCCTGCTTGCGGTCCACGAACGCCACCACGCGCGTCAGCGAGTCCAGGTTCTCCGGCACCAGCTCCTTGTCGTCCAGCTTGACGTGGAACTCCGACTCGATGAAGGCCACCAGCTCCATCATGCCCGTGGAGTCGATGAGGCCCTTGCGCAGGAAGGAGTCGTCGTCACCGAAGTCGTCCACGAAGAAGGTGTCGACGATGAAGGTGCGAAGTGTGTCACGCGTGCTCATGGGTGGATCCTGTCTGGCGCTGGGGTGTGGAAGGACGGTGCTGGAAATGACGCACCCGGCGCGGTTTGTTGGGCGCCGGGCGACGGGACGGGGACGGGCTCAGGCGCCGCTGGCTTCGCGGGCCACCAGGTCCAGGCTCATGCTGCGCGCCGGGTTGCCCATGGCGAGCGAGTCCGGCGGCACGTCCTGTGAAACGATGCTGCCGGCGGACACCACCGAGCGCGCGCCGATGCGCACCCCCGGCAGCAGGATGGCGCCGTGGGCCACCCAGACGTCGTCCTCGATGATGATGGGCGCGATGCGCTGGCCGTCCCGGTCGCTCACGCGCACGAACGACGCGAACATGCACCGGGCGCCAATCTGCACCGACTCCCAGGCCTCCAGCGACACGCCGTAGTTGAACTGGGACTGCGCGCCCACCACCAGCCGCGCGTTCTCGTAGCAGACCACCGACGTGGGCAGCATGCCGCCCAGGAACGTCAGCTTGTCCCCCAGCTCCGCGTGGCCGTCGTTGCGCGCCGCCACCGGGCCATACGCCGCCACGCCCTGGCCCACCCGGAAGGCCCGGAAGAGCCACCGCGCCCGCGCGACGCCCACGGCCCGCTCCGCGCGGGGGAACACCTCCGTGCGCACCACCTGGAGGCCCGCGCGCACCGCCTGCGCGGCCTCCGCCGGGGAGGGGATCCCGGGCCTCATCGCGCCACCTCGCGCCGCAGCGCCCGGGCCGGCGAGCCGCCCACCGTCACGCCCGGCGGGATGCGGCGGGAGATGACCGTGCCGGACGCCACGCTCGCGCCCTTCTGCAGGTGGGTGCCCGGCAGCAGGATGGAGCGGCTGCCCACCGTGACGCCTTCCTCCACCACCAGCGGCGTCGACTTGGGCCGCTCGTGCCGGTTGCCGCGCAGCGGGTGGTACATGTTGTCCAGCAGCTTGCACCACATGCCCAGGCGGCTTCGCGCGCCCAGCACCACGTAGGACTGCGCCTCGATGGAAGTGCCGCCCTCGATGGTCACGTCGTCTTCAATCACGATGCGAGCCCCCTGCTGCGCATGCAATTCAATGGGCGCCATCCGCGCGTCGAACACCACGCGGTGGCCCACCTCGATTTCACCCTCGCCGTGAATCCAGACACGTCCCCAGACGGTGGGGATGGTGCCCACGGACTTGCAGCGGCGCAATTTCAGCCGCGCGACGGTCGGCCCGAGGCCGAGCATCATCATCAAGGGAATGCGCATATGTCAGGGATTGGCCTTCGCGGAGTCCGGGGCCTCGCGCGGGGTCCCGGGCAGGGCGCCCAGGAAGGAGACGAGCGCGGAGGCCACGCGCGCCTGTCCCCGGGCGTTGAGGTGGCCCCCGTCATCCGAGTACGCGGGCACCATCGCCGGGTAGGGGCGGCCATTCACGTCGAACGTCTCCGGGGTGCCGTCCGCCCGGGTGGACTCCAGCGCGGCCAGGTCGAACAGCGGCTCCCTGCCGCCGTAGGTCTGGCGCATCAGCGCGTTGAAGGCCTCGCGCGACACGTTCTCCCCGACGCCGAAGACGCTCCGCCCGCGCAGCTCGTTGAGCCAGGCCTTCACCCCGCGCTGCACCGTCGTCAGGGGCGCGGTGACGTGCACGAAGGTGACGCCCGGGTGGCGCGTCTTCAGGCCCGCCAGCGTGGCGCGGTACTTCTCGAAGAGGGCCTTCGCGTCGGTGCCGCTGTTGAAGTCGATGTAGCAGAACTTCACCAGCGCCACGTCCACCTGCTCCGCGAGCCCGCCGTCCAGGAGCTGCGCGAAGTGCGCGAGCTTGGTCTCCGGCTGCTCGTTCTGCCCCACCAGCGCGTGCGCGAACGTGCCGGGCGCGAGCGCCGCGGTCGCGTCCTTCACCTCCACCAGGGCGGGCGCCGGCGCGCCCGGCGTCAGGCCCCGCACCCCGTCCAGGATGTTGCCGCCCACGGACTGGTGGCCGAAGAACACGCGGCGGTGGGACAGCCGCTCCAGGCCCGCCTGCGTCGCGTCTGCCTTTGCCGGTTCCGAGGCCGCCGCGCCCAGGGGCAGCGTTATGAGCAGCGCGCCAGGAAGCAGCAGGGCGCCTAATCGCGCAGGGAAGCCACGAGCGGATTGCATATGTGAACGTTTAGACCCTTCCGGAGCCGAGCGTCAAAGCCCCTGGACCCAAGGACGGATGCAGGGTCGCCAACCCACCGCACCGCATGGCGGGGTGCGCCCCAGCGGGTCGGGATTGCCCCGGAAGTTCCCTACGGGAAAGGCACTACTCGTGCGCCAGGCCGAAGAGCTGGCGCAGCCTCCCCAGGATGCGGCCGGCCTCGGGGGTGTGGTCCGGTCCGCCGCCGGAGGACAGGGCCACGGCGCGCAGCTGGTTGCGGCGCTGGGCGAGGAGGGCGGAGAGCTGACGGGCCAGCCCCGGGTAGTCGGAGAACAGGCGCGCGAAGGTGGGCCGGTCCAGCTCCAGCAGCACGGAGTCCTGGAGGGCCACCACCGTGGCGGCGCGGCGCTCGCCGGTGAGCAGCGACATCTCCCCGATGTAGTGGCCCGGCCCCAGGCGGGTGATTTCGGATTGGAGCGTGCCGGCGCGCACGCTGACCTCGCCGGAGGCCACGACGTAGAAGGTGCCGCCCTCGTCGCCCTCCTGGATGATGCGCTCGCCCTGGCCGAAGCGGCGCACGACGACCTCGCGGTGCAGGCGCTCCAGCTCCTCTGGACCCAGGGGGCTGAACAGGTCCACCTGGCGCAGCAGGTCGCGCACGGTGGTGTCCGCCAGGTCGCGCCGCTTCGCCACGGCCTCGCGGCGCACGGTCACCGTGCGCTGGGCGTGCGGCAGCTCCAGGCCCTCGCGGCGCAGCCGGTACCACAGCCGCGTGTGCAGCTCCTCCTTCACGCCGTCCGACAGCGCGAAGTCGTTGAGGAAGACGCGCACCATGTACTGCACGTTGGAGTCGGTGAAGGACACCGTGCGCGCCATGGGCGGCGGCTGGATGAGGATCTGCGGAATCTCCCGGGCCAC encodes:
- a CDS encoding esterase/lipase family protein, which gives rise to MRNAVRTLVLAVAVLALWAQPARADTYTQTKYPIVLAHGMAGFDSLFGVLDYFYGIESNLKSGGAKVYITHVPQFNTSEARGEALLAQVQDVLARSGAKKVNLIGHSHGGLDVRYVAAVRPDLVASVTTVGTPHKGADLATYLRSNIRNGSFTEGVLSYFANNLGLVLGLLSGHTQSQNAIGALEALSATGASKYNAKFPAGLPTSSCGTGAATGPQGQRFYSWSGTDPFTNVFDASDYAMKLSSFFYSESNDGLVGRCSSRFGTVIRDNYDMNHLDEVNQVLGLTAFFTDPKSVFRSQANRLKNAGL
- a CDS encoding cyclic nucleotide-binding domain-containing protein is translated as MLNFLEGHLPLVAGTILMVLLLGIRGSTRDPDLRDDLRGAVRMLLAFLVLRLVSLFLPEATTSNGLRKAVSVGWMLTFAYGVIRAAVAFALKLVRMRSPVTTPKILRDVIDFTLYALATVPILQSQLNLDLAGLLATSAVLTVVIGLALQETLGNLFAGLSLQLDRPFEVGDFIRIGEHTGRVVHIGWRSIRVANFRRELITLPNSMVAKEHVKNFTQHREPVGIEVQVGVSLDAPPNQVKQALLDVAREIPQILIQPPPMARTVSFTDSNVQYMVRVFLNDFALSDGVKEELHTRLWYRLRREGLELPHAQRTVTVRREAVAKRRDLADTTVRDLLRQVDLFSPLGPEELERLHREVVVRRFGQGERIIQEGDEGGTFYVVASGEVSVRAGTLQSEITRLGPGHYIGEMSLLTGERRAATVVALQDSVLLELDRPTFARLFSDYPGLARQLSALLAQRRNQLRAVALSSGGGPDHTPEAGRILGRLRQLFGLAHE
- a CDS encoding acyltransferase — its product is MRIPLMMMLGLGPTVARLKLRRCKSVGTIPTVWGRVWIHGEGEIEVGHRVVFDARMAPIELHAQQGARIVIEDDVTIEGGTSIEAQSYVVLGARSRLGMWCKLLDNMYHPLRGNRHERPKSTPLVVEEGVTVGSRSILLPGTHLQKGASVASGTVISRRIPPGVTVGGSPARALRREVAR
- a CDS encoding acyl carrier protein, whose translation is MSTRDTLRTFIVDTFFVDDFGDDDSFLRKGLIDSTGMMELVAFIESEFHVKLDDKELVPENLDSLTRVVAFVDRKQALSKAS
- the nadE gene encoding NAD(+) synthase, with protein sequence MKFSKQVLELDWEAKAASLSAGLKEAVLKKLRKRGLVVAVSGGIDSACVAALAVRALGPDRVFGILLPERDSSGLSSKLGRELCEKLGIQHTLHDIAPVLDAAGCYSQRDAAVRSVFPDFQPDMKWKIVMHGDRLNTDALNVFYVVVQVDGQEQRFRLTPQAYVQIVAATNFKQRVRKMMEYFHADRLNFAASGTPNRLEYDQGFFVKLGDGAADVKPIASLYKTQTYKLARHLGVIDGILNREPTTDTFSLEQSQEDFYFSVHYSQLDLILWAKNHGVTPEDVSAEMGLTPQQVQRVFDDIDQKRRTTAYLHAQPLLLEEVSELKPFRIA
- a CDS encoding acyltransferase yields the protein MRPGIPSPAEAAQAVRAGLQVVRTEVFPRAERAVGVARARWLFRAFRVGQGVAAYGPVAARNDGHAELGDKLTFLGGMLPTSVVCYENARLVVGAQSQFNYGVSLEAWESVQIGARCMFASFVRVSDRDGQRIAPIIIEDDVWVAHGAILLPGVRIGARSVVSAGSIVSQDVPPDSLAMGNPARSMSLDLVAREASGA
- the asnB gene encoding asparagine synthase (glutamine-hydrolyzing) — translated: MCGIAGFTFAADADTAPAMHAERLRRMTASIKHRGPDAQRALLLEGVALGHARLSIVDLATGHQPMRDEATGLTVVFNGEIFNHVELREQLSGAYAFRTRSDTEVILAAFLTWGIDCVRRFEGQWAFALWDPRDQTLWMSRDRVGICPLFYAALPGSQLAFASEAKALFASGLVAPALDARGLKQTFQLWAPVAPRTSFEGVSLLPPAHTAKWQDGLLTLQRYWDLDFGVTPDAPDAPRLLEELGAVLDRAVRLRLRADVPVAAYLSGGLDSSLLCALAQEQLGGTLRTFSVGFAHARFDERAHQATVAEQLRTEHHVVEMRDGDIGALVPGVILHAEQAMMRSAPAPFLRLSGWVRDHGIKVVLTGEGADEMFLGYDLFKETKVRQFWARQPDSKLRPLLLRKLYPTLSVSQQSVELLREFFGQGLETPDALAFSHLVRWGNSGRILRFLAPEFAARVADEDPVASVLASVPKAVAGWRPLARAQYLEARTLLSGYLLSAQGDRMLLGNAVEGRFPFLDTGVMEFAARVPERLRLRGLDEKHLLKRFSRGRVPASILERSKFPYRAPIAGALVGPEAPAWARELLAPEAVATTGVFDARKVERLVAKLRAPNSAESEADTMALFAVASTQLLAHHFLTPRAVPQADVDAVRLEVA
- a CDS encoding lipase secretion chaperone encodes the protein MKSRAVMLVVALCALLGAGVFSWWKVRAVESPGPEVPPSPGAVAQGPRAPLAGAPAPGVAGAPTPPSPGAALPSLPGSLQDTQEDGAVFVDASGHLVPNPDLLRLFNYYLSATGEESPALIRERILASLRAKKLPQAAMDEAVQVLDDYLSYLEAARSLARTRSAATMDTAERLEALRKLRREHLGGSAEGMFGQEEAVDAVAVERLKLQKDASLTAAERERRIAALEERLPPEVRQGREEAVRPLRQRAVEQELLAGGATAEDLHQHRLSTVGPEATERLEALDRERAQWTQRLADFRAKREALGRTQPDPALRQAAVQRLLFDSFTPEERLRVEASEAIEAASGGG
- a CDS encoding class I adenylate-forming enzyme family protein, with amino-acid sequence MSARADTAPSWVRAHAEATPDAPAVDSPWARLTYGQLEARMLALAGHLRDAGVEPGVRVLIALPLGCAAAVAGLAVQALGACAVELDREVGADSLEGILAQTGARHAVIFGQDARRWTGRATLTHFFVVHGSRPPERLRGLLAPAACAWVQEDGTVDPDAASTPLDALPSLPPGAPASIVYTSGSTGTPRGVVQTFANIAANTRSIVEYLGLTARDRAMLILPLHYCYGKSVLQTHLLTGGSVFLDPRFMYPQVVLEALATEACTGFAGVPLTFELLRRQAASDSLSKLALRYVTQAGGGMSPDTVRWTREAFHPAELFVMYGQTEATARLSYLPPSRATDKAGSIGQGIPGVTLAVVSEDGTPLADGEVGQLVAKGANVTPGYLGAPEDTAAILRDGWLWTGDLAWRDADGFFFLVGRAKEILKVGGHRVSPAELEHVLARHPAVLEVAVVGVPDDLGGEAACAAVVLKPDATPKEDDLRRFCRDALPAHKVPRHVLFTEALPRGPTGKVLKADLRTRVLSSLTSPGPRS